A part of Aspergillus flavus chromosome 5, complete sequence genomic DNA contains:
- a CDS encoding putative sodium/solute symporter — protein sequence MTVATLGVAGIDLIPQGTAYGLLIGLGVLFCGVILVAIKVQKAYLSEDSATSEMFMVANRSVGTGLTASAVFSSWMWINETVLSAAMCYRYGLAVPLWWGSGLCFQIALMAALGVMAKIRVPYAHTSLEIIKMRYGWIGHLVFIVLNLTNNVFGCASMILTGSQLIYGVSGMHFVAATILIPLGVVLYTAVGGLKATFLTDFLHTTVALILIIYFTLSVLTHPAVGGLGGLYDKVVATASENYISGNFEGSLLTMKSKDAIIWGLVLKFGNLALVVMDTAFWQKSFASEVNSTVPAYNLAAVAVFGIPWGLGTVIGLSARALHNTPIFPTYPGPLTSAEVNAGMVMPYLVKALIGDSGIVAFFILLFMALTSTVSSSMIAVSSILSFDLYKTYFNPKASDKRLLHVSHISVVFHAVFITGISIALNYGGANMTWIGYFRPILSCPGIIPLALTLFWSGQTRLAAIVSPVLGFFTGLAIWLASAKSLYGAVNMTTTGEGLPALYGAIGSFFSPALYSVIISLYKPYKFDWREFLRIELADEAQLHASDPSITTTSQENQSSEKAIEQSTSPTPESPPSETASTNDPERIGADEKVMTVSATPAIASPTQLSLDDIRHPFSDETLKELYRWSRIAWAIFVVLVLITFILWPMPLYRNYIFTKSFFSGWVTVAIIWQFFAFLAVVVYPLYDGRFEIEKGVKGIWKTANDYLAKRRS from the exons ATGACTGTAGCGACATTAGGTGTTGCGGGGATAGACTTGATCCCGCAAGGCACAGCCTATGGCTTGCTTATAGGGCTGGGTGTGCTTTTTTGCGGGGTGATTCTGGTCGCGATCAAAGTCCAGAAGGCCTATCTTTCCGAAGACTCGGCCACTTCGGAGATGTTCATGGTAGCGAATAGATCAGTAGGGACAGGATTAACAGCGTCAGCGGTGTTTTCCTCATGGATGTGGATCAACGAAACGGTGTTGTCCGCGGCCATGTGCTATCGCTACGGTCTGGCAGTTCCTCTG TGGTGGGGATCTGGGCTTTGTTTCCAGATTGCATTGATGGCCGCATTGGGTGTCATGGCGAAGATCCGAGTGCCCTACGCCCATACATCGCTTGAAATTATCAAGATGCGATATGGCTGGATCGGGCACCTCGTCTTTATCGTGCTGAATCTCACCAACAATGTTTTCGGATGTGCATCCATGATTCTGACAGGCTCGCAACTGATTTATGGAGTGTCCGGCATGCATTTCGTCGCAGCTACTATTCTTATCCCGCTTGGAG TGGTTCTGTACACCGCAGTCGGAGGTCTCAAGGCGACATTTCTTACGGATTTCCTTCACACGACTGTTGCTTTGATCCTCATCATCTATTTTACCTTGTCGGTTCTGACCCATCCCGCAGTGGGTGGACTTGGGGGTCTCTATGACAAGGTGGTGGCCACAGCGAGCGAGAACTATATCTCCGGGAACTTTGAAGGATCACTCCTTACGATGAAGTCAAAAGATGCCATTATCTGGGGACTGGTGTTGAAATTCGGCAACCTGGCTCTTGTTGTCATG GATACAGCATTCTGGCAAAAGTCCTTTGCCAGCGAGGTTAATTCAACTGTGCCAGCCTACAACCTAGCGGCGGTAGCTGTGTTCGGCATCCCATGGGGTCTGGGAACAGTTATTGGACTGTCCGCACGCGCTTTGCATAACACGCCTATTTTCCCTACCTACCCAGGCCCGCTTACCAGTGCCGAGGTAAATGCCGGTATGGTCATGCCATATCTAGTCAAGGCTCTGATAGGCGACTCAGGCATTGTcgccttcttcatcctgcTATTCATGGCTTTGACAAGTACAGTTTCTTCCTCAATGATTGCGGTCAGCAGTATCCTCTCATTTGATCTCTACAAAACATACTTCAATCCAAAGGCGTCAGACAAAAGGCTGCTTCATGTAAGTCACATTTCGGTCGTTTTCCACGCCGTCTTCATCACCGGCATCTCGATTGCTCTGAACTACGGCGGTGCAAATATGACCTGGATTGGCTATTTCCGGCCTATCCTCTCCTGCCCGGGAATTATTCCTCTGGCTCTCACACTCTTCTGGTCTGGCCAAACCCGCTTAGCAGCAATTGTTTCGCCCGTTCTGGGCTTCTTTACCGGTCTTGCTATCTGGCTTGCCAGCGCAAAGTCATTGTACGGTGCTGTCAACATGACCACCACTGGCGAGGGCTTACCGGCCTTGTACGGTGCCATTGgatcctttttttccccagCCCTCTACTCCGTCATCATCTCCCTCTACAAGCCCTACAAGTTCGATTGGCGCGAGTTCCTCCGCATCGAGCTCGCAGACGAGGCACAACTCCATGCCTCCGACCCATCCATCACAACAACCTCTCAAGAAAACCAGTCGAGCGAAAAAGCCATCGAACAATCAACCAGCCCTACCCCCGAATCTCCCCCATCCGAAACAGCTTCCACCAACGACCCAGAGCGAATCGGCGCAGACGAAAAGGTCATGACCGTTTCAGCAACACCAGCTATTGCCTCACCAACACAACTAAGTCTAGACGATATCCGTCACCCTTTCAGTGACGAGACGTTGAAAGAGCTATATCGCTGGTCGCGGATCGCGTGGGCCATCTTCGTGGTCCTTGTTCTTATCACGTTTATCCTCTGGCCTATGCCGCTTTACCGGAACTATATCTTCACgaagtctttcttctccgGGTGGGTTACTGTTGCTATTATTTGGCagttctttgctttcttggCGGTTGTTGTGTATCCGCTTTATGATGGGCGGTTTGAGATCGAGAAGGGTGTGAAGGG
- a CDS encoding xenobiotic compound monooxygenase, DszA family — MTNSDNNKKQIILNAFVMNTPGHLAPGLWKHPRNKTDQYKKLSFWTELAQLLDNAGFHAMFIADTLGPYDVYKGPANVVPTLASGAQFPVNDPLYLVPAMAAVTKNLIFGVTASVTYEKPYALARRLSTVDHLSEGRLAWNIVTSYLDSAARNHGLKEQIPHDERYAIAHEYMEVLYKLWEGSFRDDAVVDDREQGVYIASDAVRQIHHKGKYFEVPGPHFCEPSPQRTPFLFQAGVSEAGNGFGGKHGEAIFVGGQTPEGVRVTVDNIRKVAAEEGRDANHIKIIVGINAIVAATDEEAKAKREEYLRYADEEGALALFGGWTGVDLSGYTDDEDFRFSESPRVQSIVRRWSATVPGTENLPWTKRRIVEYLSVGGLGAKVVGSPTTVADELERWVEVAGVDGFNLAHITNPGTFEDIIEYLLPELRRRGRFRSVVGKEGATAREVFIGSRRLPEDHPGSKYGWHVGEKLPKYQLEEENREEA; from the coding sequence ATGACAAACAGCGACAATAATAAGAAGCAGATCATATTGAATGCGTTCGTGATGAACACCCCGGGCCATCTGGCGCCGGGGCTGTGGAAACACCCGAGAAACAAGACCGACCAGTACAAGAAACTGTCCTTTTGGACCGAACTAGCACAGTTGCTGGACAATGCCGGATTTCATGCCATGTTTATCGCCGATACTCTGGGCCCATACGACGTATACAAGGGCCCTGCCAATGTGGTTCCTACATTGGCATCAGGAGCGCAGTTTCCGGTCAATGACCCATTATACTTGGTCCCTGCCATGGCGGCAGTAACAAAAAACCTCATCTTCGGCGTGACTGCGAGTGTAACATACGAAAAGCCATATGCACTCGCTCGTCGACTATCCACAGTAGACCACCTCAGTGAAGGGCGTCTCGCCTGGAATATTGTCACCTCTTATCTCGACAGTGCAGCTCGCAACCACGGCCTCAAAGAGCAGATTCCTCATGACGAACGGTATGCGATCGCGCACGAGTATATGGAAGTTCTCTACAAGCTTTGGGAAGGCAGCTTTCGAGACGACGCCGTCGTAGATGATCGAGAACAAGGGGTATACATCGCCAGCGATGCTGTGCGACAGATACACCATAAAGGGAAGTACTTCGAGGTGCCTGGACCCCATTTCTGCGAACCATCACCACAACGCACTCCATTTCTCTTTCAAGCCGGTGTCTCTGAAGCTGGAAACGGATTCGGAGGGAAGCACGGGGAAGCGATCTTCGTCGGTGGTCAGACACCCGAAGGCGTTCGGGTGACTGTGGACAATATCCGCAAAGTGGCAGCAGAGGAAGGACGCGATGCCAACCACATCAAGATTATTGTTGGGATTAACGCCATTGTCGCCGCGACAGATGAGGAGGCGAAAGCCAAGCGGGAGGAGTATCTCAGGTATGCGGACGAAGAAGGGGCATTGGCCCTATTCGGTGGGTGGACAGGAGTTGATCTCTCAGGCTACACCGACGACGAGGACTTCAGATTCAGCGAATCACCACGCGTGCAGTCTATTGTAAGGCGATGGTCTGCTACCGTGCCCGGCACGGAGAATCTTCCTTGGACTAAGAGGCGAATTGTGGAGTACTTAAGTGTTGGTGGACTTGGAGCGAAAGTCGTCGGGAGCCCCACAACAGTCGCTGACGAGCTGGAACGATGGGTAGAGGTGGCAGGAGTAGATGGCTTTAACCTGGCTCATATTACCAACCCGGGGACGTTTGAGGACATTATAGAATACCTACTCCCTGAGTTGCGACGAAGAGGACGTTTCCGAAGCGTGgtaggaaaggaaggagCGACAGCTAGAGAAGTTTTCATCGGATCCCGAAGGCTTCCAGAAGATCATCCTGGAAGCAAGTATGGGTGGCATGTGGGTGAGAAACTACCCAAGTATCagctggaagaagagaatagAGAAGAGGCATGA